In Halofilum ochraceum, one genomic interval encodes:
- the pyrE gene encoding orotate phosphoribosyltransferase — protein MRDYQRQFLELAVERGALRFGRFELKSGRVSPYFFNIGALDSGAALAGLGRAYANAIVDAAIDFDMLFGPAYKGIPLVSATAIALADGHDLDRPWCFDRKEAKDHGEGGNVVGAPLAGRVVIVDDVLTAGTAVRQAADLIRTAGAEVAAVVTALDRQERGLGERSAASEAAAALEAPVVSIVTLGDVLDYLDECGDRPGDRAQVAAYREQYRGLY, from the coding sequence ATGCGCGACTATCAGCGCCAGTTTCTCGAACTCGCCGTAGAGCGCGGCGCGCTGCGCTTCGGTCGGTTCGAGCTCAAATCGGGCCGCGTCAGCCCGTATTTCTTCAATATCGGGGCGCTGGATTCCGGTGCCGCGCTGGCCGGGCTCGGGCGGGCCTATGCGAACGCCATCGTCGATGCGGCCATCGACTTCGATATGCTGTTCGGGCCCGCCTACAAGGGGATTCCGCTGGTCTCGGCGACGGCAATCGCCCTGGCCGACGGCCACGACCTCGATCGGCCGTGGTGTTTCGACCGCAAGGAGGCGAAGGACCACGGCGAGGGGGGCAATGTCGTCGGTGCCCCGCTGGCCGGACGCGTGGTCATCGTCGATGATGTCCTGACCGCCGGCACGGCCGTGCGCCAGGCGGCCGACCTGATCCGTACGGCGGGCGCCGAGGTCGCGGCGGTCGTGACCGCGCTCGACCGTCAGGAGCGCGGCCTGGGCGAGCGCTCGGCGGCGAGCGAGGCGGCGGCGGCCCTGGAGGCCCCGGTCGTCAGCATCGTCACGCTGGGCGATGTCCTCGATTATCTCGATGAATGCGGTGATCGCCCTGGGGACCGGGCCCAGGTCGCCGCATACCGCGAGCAGTATCGCGGGTTATATTGA
- a CDS encoding DUF4124 domain-containing protein, whose translation MAVGETSAARIATCALVASALLWAPVVVADEFHRWVDESGEVHYTDAPPPESARSADPKGEEESEDATARAREEAAAAEREAQSRQDRVLWESYSSVTDIERTRDRRLEAVDGEIGLAKHRVERVRDRIERYDRLLADLPEDNEHREEMKRQRADARERLVRRLDELEQVQARRMRMEARFAREIERFRELMADRDQ comes from the coding sequence ATGGCAGTGGGAGAGACATCGGCAGCGCGCATCGCTACCTGCGCCCTTGTGGCGTCCGCGCTGCTGTGGGCGCCGGTCGTCGTGGCGGACGAATTCCATCGCTGGGTGGATGAGAGCGGCGAGGTGCACTACACCGACGCGCCGCCGCCCGAGTCCGCCCGAAGCGCGGACCCCAAAGGCGAGGAGGAAAGCGAAGACGCGACCGCTCGGGCCCGTGAGGAGGCGGCCGCCGCCGAACGCGAGGCGCAGTCGCGGCAGGATCGTGTGCTCTGGGAATCCTATTCCAGTGTGACCGACATCGAGCGCACGCGGGACCGACGGCTCGAAGCCGTCGACGGCGAGATCGGCCTGGCGAAGCATCGCGTCGAGCGGGTGCGCGACCGGATCGAGCGTTATGACCGACTGCTCGCCGACCTGCCCGAGGACAACGAGCATCGGGAGGAGATGAAACGCCAGCGCGCGGACGCGCGTGAGCGGCTGGTGCGGCGACTCGATGAACTCGAGCAGGTCCAGGCCAGACGTATGCGGATGGAAGCACGCTTCGCCCGGGAGATCGAGCGCTTCCGCGAACTGATGGCGGATCGCGACCAGTAG
- the argB gene encoding acetylglutamate kinase gives MIDQSGHETARVLNEALPYIQRLAGRTVVIKYGGNAMVDEALKTSFARNVVLMKQVGLNPVVVHGGGPQIGRMLEAIGKETRFVAGMRVTDSETMDTVEMVLGGQVNKSIVSLISQHGGRAVGLTGKDGGLIRAAPLEPVADEKQPDEIIDLGHVGAVESIDPSILHTLGHGHFIPVIAPIGVDAHGRSYNINADLVASRIAITLEAEKLLLLTNTSGILDDAGELITHTSLKTVDDMIASGRIFGGMLPKVQCAREALEAGVGAVQIIDGRVENAVLLELFTDSGVGTLVHL, from the coding sequence ATGATCGATCAAAGTGGCCACGAAACCGCGCGCGTCCTGAACGAGGCGCTGCCGTATATCCAGCGCCTCGCCGGGCGGACGGTGGTGATCAAGTATGGCGGCAACGCCATGGTCGACGAGGCGCTGAAGACCTCGTTCGCGCGGAACGTCGTGCTGATGAAGCAGGTCGGGCTGAACCCCGTGGTCGTGCACGGTGGCGGGCCGCAAATCGGGCGGATGCTCGAGGCGATCGGCAAGGAGACGCGTTTCGTCGCCGGCATGCGCGTCACCGACAGCGAGACCATGGACACGGTCGAGATGGTCCTTGGCGGGCAGGTGAACAAAAGCATCGTCAGCCTGATCAGCCAGCATGGCGGTCGGGCCGTGGGCCTGACCGGCAAGGACGGCGGCCTGATCCGGGCGGCGCCGCTGGAACCGGTCGCCGATGAGAAACAGCCCGACGAGATCATCGACCTCGGGCACGTCGGGGCGGTCGAATCGATCGATCCGTCGATCCTGCACACCCTCGGACACGGTCACTTCATACCGGTGATCGCGCCGATCGGCGTGGATGCCCATGGCCGCTCCTACAACATCAACGCCGACCTGGTGGCCAGCCGCATCGCGATCACGCTCGAAGCGGAGAAACTCCTGCTGTTGACCAATACATCCGGCATTCTCGACGACGCGGGCGAACTGATCACGCACACCAGCCTGAAAACCGTCGACGACATGATCGCCAGCGGTCGCATCTTCGGCGGCATGCTGCCCAAGGTGCAGTGCGCGCGGGAAGCGCTGGAGGCGGGCGTCGGCGCCGTGCAGATCATCGACGGGCGCGTGGAGAATGCGGTACTGCTGGAACTGTTCACCGATTCCGGCGTCGGCACCCTGGTTCACCTCTAA
- a CDS encoding phosphomannomutase/phosphoglucomutase, which yields MTDALPAVAPSLFRAYDIRGVVGDTLTRASVHAIARAFAAEAAARDQYRVVIGRDGRLSGPDLLSALREGLIAGGMHVIDIGPVPTPVLYYATVALETGTGIVLTGSHNPPDYNGLKMMIGGDTLSGDAIQALRQRIESGDVASGNGSAEEIDDFTDTYLAQVFGDIHLKRPLRIAIDCGNGITGAVAPQLYEGLGCEVHALYAEVDGTFPNHHPDPSKPENLSDLIACVRENGLDLGLAFDGDGDRLGVVDGHGNVIWPDRQMILYTRAVLAERPGARIVYDVKCSSHLTRAIADAGGDGEMYKTGHSFIKGRMRERDAALGGEMSGHIFFRDRWPGFDDGLYAGARLLELLAADARAPQEVFAELPDSINTPEITIPFAEEGAHFAFMEKFAEQARFDDARSILRIDGLRVDYADGWGLARPSNTTPVIVTRFEADTQEALERIQNAFREQILAVQPDLELPF from the coding sequence ATGACCGATGCATTGCCCGCCGTGGCCCCGAGCCTGTTCCGTGCCTATGACATCCGCGGGGTGGTCGGGGATACCCTGACCCGCGCGAGCGTGCACGCGATCGCCCGCGCCTTCGCGGCGGAAGCGGCCGCGCGCGACCAGTACCGCGTGGTGATCGGCCGCGACGGGCGCCTTTCCGGGCCCGACCTGCTGTCGGCGCTACGCGAGGGTCTGATCGCGGGCGGCATGCATGTCATCGATATCGGGCCGGTGCCGACGCCGGTGCTGTACTACGCGACCGTCGCTCTCGAGACCGGGACCGGCATCGTCCTGACCGGCAGTCACAATCCGCCGGACTACAACGGCCTGAAGATGATGATCGGCGGCGACACGCTGTCCGGCGACGCGATCCAGGCACTGCGGCAGCGGATCGAGTCGGGTGACGTCGCCAGCGGCAACGGCTCGGCCGAAGAGATCGACGACTTCACGGATACCTATCTCGCGCAGGTATTCGGCGATATTCACCTGAAACGGCCGCTGCGGATCGCCATCGACTGCGGCAACGGCATCACCGGTGCGGTGGCGCCGCAGCTGTACGAGGGGCTTGGCTGCGAGGTTCACGCGCTCTATGCCGAGGTCGACGGCACCTTCCCGAATCACCACCCGGACCCCAGCAAGCCGGAGAATCTGAGCGATCTCATCGCGTGCGTGCGCGAGAATGGCCTCGACCTCGGTCTCGCCTTCGACGGCGACGGTGACCGGCTCGGCGTCGTTGACGGGCACGGCAACGTGATCTGGCCCGACCGCCAGATGATCCTCTACACCCGCGCCGTACTCGCCGAGCGTCCCGGCGCGCGCATCGTCTACGACGTGAAATGCAGCAGCCACCTGACCCGGGCGATCGCCGACGCCGGCGGTGACGGCGAGATGTACAAAACGGGGCATTCATTCATCAAGGGCCGGATGCGCGAACGCGATGCGGCACTGGGCGGCGAGATGAGCGGCCATATCTTCTTCCGCGACCGCTGGCCCGGTTTCGACGACGGTCTCTATGCCGGTGCCCGGCTGCTGGAACTGCTCGCGGCCGACGCACGCGCCCCGCAGGAAGTCTTCGCCGAGCTGCCCGACAGCATCAATACGCCGGAGATCACAATCCCCTTCGCCGAGGAAGGCGCGCACTTCGCGTTCATGGAAAAATTCGCGGAACAGGCGCGCTTCGACGACGCCCGCTCGATCCTGCGGATCGACGGCCTGCGCGTCGACTACGCCGACGGCTGGGGCCTCGCCCGCCCTTCGAACACCACCCCGGTCATCGTCACCCGCTTCGAGGCCGACACGCAGGAGGCGCTGGAACGCATCCAGAACGCCTTCCGCGAACAGATCCTAGCGGTGCAGCCCGATCTGGAGTTGCCGTTCTGA
- the dut gene encoding dUTP diphosphatase — protein MSEETYRIRILDERVGDSIPLPGYATDGAAGVDLRACLDAPLTLEPGATVLIPTGIALHIARRDRAATILPRSGLGHKHGIVLGNGVGLIDSDYQGPLMVSCWNRGDTPFTIEVGERIAQLVIVPVIQAEFEIVDDFEQTARGAGGFGSSGRN, from the coding sequence GTGAGCGAAGAGACCTATCGTATCCGCATCCTCGACGAACGCGTCGGCGACTCGATCCCGCTGCCCGGCTACGCAACCGACGGCGCCGCCGGCGTCGATCTGCGCGCGTGCCTCGACGCGCCACTGACGCTGGAACCGGGCGCGACCGTGCTGATCCCCACCGGCATCGCACTGCACATCGCACGCCGCGACCGGGCTGCGACGATACTCCCGCGCTCCGGACTCGGGCACAAACACGGCATCGTCCTCGGTAACGGCGTCGGCCTGATCGACAGCGACTACCAGGGCCCGCTGATGGTCTCGTGCTGGAACCGGGGCGACACGCCCTTCACGATCGAGGTGGGCGAACGTATCGCCCAGCTCGTGATCGTCCCCGTCATCCAGGCCGAATTCGAAATCGTCGACGATTTCGAGCAGACCGCCCGCGGCGCGGGCGGTTTCGGCTCGTCCGGAAGGAACTGA
- the coaBC gene encoding bifunctional phosphopantothenoylcysteine decarboxylase/phosphopantothenate--cysteine ligase CoaBC, translating into MSGLAERRILLGVTGGIAAYKAAEFTRLLTKAGAQVRVVMTRAAQDFVGPLTFQALSGEKVHTDLLDPDAEAAMGHIELARWADLVIVAPASADCIARLAHGHADDLLTTICLATESPLAVAPAMNQVMWAHPATAENVERLRTRGVTILGPASGDQACGETGSGRMREPAELLGDCTELLGPRLLAGQHVLITAGPTREALDPVRYLSNHSSGRMGFAIAASAARAGARVTLVSGPVERSTPAGVERIDVDSARAMQTAVETHIDAADIFIATAAVADYRPSEVAERKIKKGDEDGRTLALARNPDILAAVCARSPRPYCVGFAAETDAVAENAQAKRRSKGADLICANTVGAGIGFGDVESTLELFDDHGSVRLGPADKETLARELIGAIAERLSAPSREQRNETP; encoded by the coding sequence ATGTCGGGACTGGCTGAACGCCGCATTCTGCTGGGGGTCACGGGCGGGATCGCCGCCTATAAGGCCGCCGAGTTCACGCGCCTTTTGACGAAGGCGGGCGCGCAGGTGCGCGTGGTCATGACGCGGGCCGCGCAGGATTTTGTCGGGCCGCTCACCTTCCAGGCCCTGTCGGGCGAAAAGGTCCATACCGACCTGCTCGATCCGGACGCCGAAGCCGCGATGGGGCACATCGAGCTGGCCCGCTGGGCCGATCTCGTCATCGTCGCGCCGGCGAGCGCCGACTGCATCGCGCGCCTCGCGCACGGCCATGCCGATGACCTGCTGACCACCATCTGCCTCGCCACCGAATCGCCGCTCGCGGTCGCGCCGGCGATGAACCAGGTGATGTGGGCGCACCCCGCCACCGCCGAGAATGTCGAGCGCCTGCGCACGCGCGGGGTGACGATCCTCGGTCCGGCGAGCGGCGACCAGGCATGCGGGGAGACCGGCAGCGGCCGTATGCGCGAGCCGGCGGAACTGCTCGGTGACTGCACCGAACTGCTCGGGCCGCGCCTGCTGGCCGGCCAACACGTCCTGATCACCGCCGGCCCCACGCGCGAGGCGCTGGACCCGGTGCGGTATCTGAGCAACCACAGCAGCGGGCGCATGGGCTTCGCGATCGCCGCCTCCGCCGCCCGGGCCGGCGCGCGCGTGACGCTGGTGAGCGGGCCAGTCGAGCGCTCGACGCCCGCCGGCGTCGAGCGCATCGATGTCGACAGCGCACGCGCGATGCAGACCGCCGTCGAGACGCATATCGACGCGGCCGATATCTTCATCGCCACGGCCGCCGTCGCCGATTACCGTCCCTCGGAGGTCGCCGAGCGGAAGATCAAGAAGGGTGACGAAGACGGCCGCACGCTGGCGCTGGCACGCAACCCGGACATCCTGGCGGCGGTCTGCGCGCGTTCGCCGCGACCGTATTGCGTGGGCTTCGCGGCGGAGACCGATGCGGTCGCCGAGAACGCCCAGGCCAAACGACGGAGCAAGGGCGCGGACCTGATCTGCGCGAACACCGTCGGCGCCGGCATCGGCTTCGGCGACGTCGAGAGTACGCTGGAGCTGTTCGACGACCACGGCTCCGTGCGACTCGGTCCCGCCGACAAGGAAACGCTGGCCCGCGAACTGATCGGGGCGATCGCCGAGCGCCTGTCGGCGCCCTCGCGGGAACAACGGAACGAAACGCCGTGA